One window of Nicotiana tomentosiformis chromosome 11, ASM39032v3, whole genome shotgun sequence genomic DNA carries:
- the LOC104104773 gene encoding polyprotein of EF-Ts, chloroplastic, giving the protein MVPIATSNVSVTPGAVFITRKNTCLSRCNVLRKSSKQTLPTPKYNLPLSTSVKLFPHFRVGCILRPKLRGFIVSATETDVAVEEVESAATDDGSGEASEASSDASNTSEETSVRSKRTRPARKSEMPPVKNEDLIPGATFTGKVRSIQPFGAFVDFGAFTDGLVHVSRLSDSFVKDVGSIVSVGQEVTVRLVEANTETGRISLTMRESDDPSRPQQQKDAPTSSDRPRTPRKNTQRNNQRRDEVKKASKFVKGQDLEGTVKNLARSGAFISLPEGEEGFLPASEEADEAFGIIDSGSSLQVGQEVNVRVLRITRGQVTLTMKKEEAASELDSKLNQGVVHLPTNPFVLAFRSNEEISSFLDEREKEEELAEQSKEDAEEADVAADKTDVLPETTSKEEESVNAAIDGVPETIDDEDTKQNIDEEVESVSENFTPERSTSTIGQQAEASPVGDAVEPEAETGSSEQIADQISASETVAGEEVVEKLTDDAVAKNEVETQIASVTEASKETEEPSGDENGSIPSPAGQSEAPMENSRDEVSQEGAEVVESKAENTPSIEDQSSDTDAQQEEVATAAEQDRNVANSSEQNGTASSNEAAAKAISPALVKQLREETGAGMMDCKNALSETGGDIVKAQEYLRKKGLASADKKSSRATAEGRIGSYIHDSRIGVLVEVNCETDFVSRGDIFKELVDDLAMQVAAYPQVQYLVPEDVPEEIIKKEREIEMQKEDLLSKPEQIRSKIVDGRINKRLEELALLEQPYIKNDKLVVKDWVKQTIATIGENIKVKRFVRYNLGEGLEKKSQDFAAEVAAQTAAKPVASPGKEQPAVEAKETTVEPPKAAVSAALVKQLREETGAGMMDCKKALSETGGDLEKAQEYLRKKGLSTADKKSSRLAAEGRIGSYIHDSRIGVLIEVNCETDFVGRSETFKELVDDLAMQVAACPQVQFVSIDEIPESVVNKEKELEMQREDLKNKPENIREKIVEGRVSKRLGELVLLEQPFIKDDSVLVKDLVKQTVASLGENIKVRRFVRFTLGEEAKEEGIIEESAAV; this is encoded by the exons ATGGTTCCAATTGCAACTAGCAATGTTTCAGTTACTCCAGGAGCTGTCTTTATCACTAGAAAGAATACATGTTTATCAAGATGCAATGTTTTGCGGAAATCGAGCAAGCAAACTTTACCTACCCCAAAATATAACCTGCCTCTGTCAACATCTGTTAAATTGTTTCCCCATTTTAGAGTTGGTTGCATTTTACGACCTAAATTAAGAGGTTTCATAGTATCAGCAACTGAAACTGATGTAGCAGTGGAAGAAGTAGAATCAGCTGCTACAGATGATGGATCAGGTGAAGCCTCGGAAGCTTCATCCGATGCTTCTAACACAAGTGAAGAAACGTCTGTTCGATCTAAGCGTACAAGACCAGCTAGGAAGAGTGAGATGCCCCCTGTGAAGAATGAAGATCTTATTCCGGGTGCAACTTTTACTGGAAAGGTCAGATCGATCCAGCCATTTGGCGCTTTTGTTGATTTTGGAGCTTTTACAGATGGACTTGTGCATGTTTCTAGGTTGAGTGATAGTTTTGTAAAGGATGTCGGAAGCATTGTATCTGTTGGACAAGAGGTGACAGTGAGATTAGTTGAAGCAAACACTGAGACTGGGCGCATATCTCTCACCATGCGTGAAAGTGATGATCCTAGTAGGCCTCAGCAACAGAAAGATGCTCCAACCAGCAGTGACAGACCCCGAACTCCAAGGAAGAACACACAAAGGAACAACCAAAGGAGAGATGAGGTTAAGAAAGCCTCGAAGTTTGTCAAAGGGCAAGATCTTGAGGGCACTGTAAAAAATTTAGCCAGATCTGGTGCTTTTATATCTCTTCCTGAAGGAGAGGAAGGATTCCTGCCTGCATCAGAGGAAGCTGATGAAGCGTTTGGAATTATCGACAGTGGCTCTTCACTACAAGTAGGTCAAGAAGTTAATGTCCGTGTATTACGCATTACCAGAGGACAGGTAACTTTGACtatgaaaaaagaagaagctgCTTCAGAGTTGgactcaaagctcaaccagggTGTTGTCCATTTGCCGACAAATCCTTTTGTTTTGGCTTTCCGTAGCAATGAAGAGATCTCTTCATTTTTGGATGAGAGGGAAAAAGAGGAGGAACTAGCTGAACAATCAAAGGAAGATGCAGAGGAAGCAGATGTGGCGGCTGATAAGACGGATGTCTTGCCTGAAACTACAAGCAAAGAGGAAGAATCAGTCAATGCTGCAATTGATGGTGTTCCTGAAACTATAGATGACGAGGATACAAAACAAAACATTGATGAAGAAGTGGAGTCAGTTTCTGAAAATTTTACTCCTGAAAGAAGCACATCCACCATTGGTCAGCAAGCTGAGGCGTCACCTGTTGGAGATGCTGTGGAACCTGAAGCTGAAACTGGCTCATCTGAGCAAATAGCTGATCAGATTTCTGCATCTGAAACTGTGGCTGGCGAGGAGGTCGTGGAGAAACTAACTGATGATGCAGTAGCGAAAAATGAGGTTGAAACTCAAATAGCAAGTGTCACAGAAGCTTCCAAAGAAACAGAGGAACCTAGTGGCGATGAGAATGGAAGTATACCAAGCCCAGCTGGACAATCTGAAGCTCCTATGGAGAATAGCAGGGATGAAG TAAGTCAGGAAGGTGCTGAAGTTGTGGAGAGTAAAGCTGAAAATACTCCTTCCATAGAGGACCAATCATCTGATACAGATGCTCAGCAGGAAGAGGTGGCTACCGCTGCAGAGCAAGATAGAAATGTTGCGAATTCAAGTGAGCAAAATGGGACTGCTTCATCAAATGAAGCAGCAGCAAAAG CTATTTCACCTGCTCTTGTGAAACAATTGCGTGAAGAGACAGGAGCTGGAATGATGGACTGCAAGAATGCTCTTTCAGAAACTGGAGGTGACATTGTTAAAGCACAGGAGTATCTCAGGAAAAAGGGGTTGGCAAGTGCTGATAAGAAATCAAGTAGAGCTACAGCTGAAGGTAGAATTGGCTCATACATCCATGACAGCAGAATCGGTGTCCTGGTAGAGGTTAACTGCGAGACAGATTTTGTATCGCGTGGTGACATTTTCAAGGAATTAGTTGATGACTTAGCCATGCAAGTGGCTGCATACCCCCAAGTGCAGTATCTTGTTCCAGAAGATGTTCCAGAGGAGATCATCAAGAAGGAAAGAGAAATCGAGATGCAGAAGGAAGACCTATTGTCAAAACCTGAGCAGATCAGATCCAAGATCGTTGATGGGCGGATAAATAAGAGGCTTGAAGAACTGGCCTTACTGGAGCAACCTTACATCAAGAATGATAAGTTGGTGGTAAAGGACTGGGTCAAGCAGACAATTGCAACGATTGGTGAAAACATCAAAGTGAAGAGATTTGTGAGATACAACCTGGGAGAAGGTCTTGAAAAGAAGAGCCAAGACTTCGCAGCAGAGGTGGCTGCTCAAACAGCAGCTAAACCTGTCGCCTCACCAGGAAAAGAGCAACCTGCTGTTGAAGCCAAGGAGACTACTGTTGA GCCACCAAAAGCAGCAGTTTCAGCCGCTTTGGTTAAACAGCTGCGAGAAGAAACTGGAGCTGGGATGATGGATTGCAAGAAAGCTCTCTCCGAAACTGGAGGGGATCTTGAAAAGGCACAGGAATACCTCCGAAAAAAGGGTCTTTCGACTGCTGATAAAAAGTCCAGCCGACTTGCTGCTGAGGGGAGGATCGGTTCATACATTCATGACTCCCGAATTGGTGTGCTAATTGAAGTTAATTGTGAAACCGATTTTGTGGGGAGAAGTGAAACCTTTAAGGAATTGGTCGATGATTTGGCAATGCAAGTTGCAGCCTGCCCACAGGTGCAGTTTGTATCAATTGATGAGATTCCAGAAAGCGTTGTCAACAAGGAAAAGGAGTTGGAAATGCAGAGAGAAGATCTTAAGAACAAGCCTGAAAATATAAGGGAGAAGATTGTTGAGGGCAGGGTCTCGAAGAGGCTTGGAGAGCTTGTTCTTTTGGAGCAGCCTTTCATAAAAGATGACAGTGTTTTGGTGAAGGATTTGGTAAAGCAAACTGTTGCCTCCCTTGGAGAGAACATAAAAGTTAGGAGGTTCGTCCGATTTACTCTAGGAGAGGAAGCCAAGGAAGAAGGAATAATTGAAGAATCAGCTGCTGTATGA